From Deinococcus humi, the proteins below share one genomic window:
- the treZ gene encoding malto-oligosyltrehalose trehalohydrolase has product MTHPSAEQMTTDQTTHATAPTIPHQDAPETRLGAHLLPGGQSTRFRVWSTTASEVQVRVDGALHPMTDLGDGFFEAVLPVGAGARYLFVLDGRELPDPYARFLPDGVHGEAEVDHPGTYVWQNTDWKGIALDECVFYELHVGTFTPEGTYRAAQDKLPYLKELGITAIELMPLAAYDGERGWGYDGVALYAPHAPYGRPEELMAFIDAAHGLGLGVFLDVVYNHFGPAGNYLSAYSPTYFTERFSSAWGMGLDYAEVHMRRYVTGNALMWLDEYRFDGLRLDATAAMQDDSPVHILKELAAEVHELGGTHLLLAEDHRNLPELVTEDGLDGIWVDDFHHEVRVTLTGEQEGYYGGFQGSASELAQVINRGWKYEGQFWSVTGEEHARGKPADALEAPSFVYCIQNHDQIGNRALGDRLQQHEKVSLQQFRGASTLLLTLPMTPLLFQGQEWASETPFPFFSDHAGELGQLVTEGRKKEFAYFSDFAHLEVPDPQARGTFESAKLDWSEKNSGEHARTLGLYKTLLHLRRDDPALQPRSRRSLSAGNEGEVLWVRQNNAAGERLLLWNVGEAAVQLGGLKLPHPLPTRVVVHSEQTDGPPREVTTLNPGEAVLLGNA; this is encoded by the coding sequence CTGGAGCACCACCGCCAGCGAGGTGCAGGTCAGGGTGGACGGCGCTCTCCACCCGATGACTGATCTTGGCGACGGCTTCTTCGAGGCGGTTCTGCCCGTCGGCGCAGGCGCACGCTACCTGTTCGTCCTGGACGGGCGTGAGCTGCCCGATCCCTACGCCCGCTTCCTGCCCGACGGCGTGCATGGCGAGGCCGAGGTCGATCATCCCGGCACCTACGTGTGGCAGAACACCGATTGGAAGGGCATCGCGCTGGACGAGTGCGTGTTCTACGAACTGCATGTCGGCACCTTCACTCCCGAGGGCACCTACCGCGCCGCGCAGGACAAATTGCCGTACCTGAAAGAACTAGGGATCACCGCCATCGAGCTGATGCCGCTGGCCGCCTACGACGGAGAGCGCGGCTGGGGCTACGACGGCGTGGCGCTGTACGCGCCGCACGCCCCGTACGGACGCCCCGAGGAGCTGATGGCCTTTATCGACGCCGCACACGGGCTTGGCCTGGGCGTCTTTCTGGACGTGGTGTACAACCACTTCGGCCCGGCGGGCAACTACCTGTCGGCCTACAGTCCTACCTACTTCACCGAGCGCTTTTCCAGCGCTTGGGGCATGGGCCTGGACTACGCCGAGGTTCACATGCGCCGCTACGTGACCGGCAACGCGCTGATGTGGCTTGACGAGTACAGGTTTGACGGCCTGCGCCTGGACGCCACTGCGGCCATGCAGGACGACAGCCCGGTGCATATCCTGAAAGAGCTCGCCGCGGAAGTTCACGAACTGGGCGGCACCCACCTGCTGCTCGCCGAAGATCACCGCAATCTGCCGGAACTGGTCACCGAGGACGGTCTGGACGGCATCTGGGTAGACGATTTCCATCACGAGGTGCGTGTGACCCTGACCGGCGAACAGGAGGGCTATTACGGCGGCTTCCAGGGCAGCGCCTCGGAACTGGCACAGGTGATCAACCGGGGCTGGAAGTACGAGGGGCAGTTCTGGTCCGTGACCGGAGAGGAGCACGCACGCGGCAAGCCCGCCGACGCGCTGGAAGCGCCCAGCTTCGTGTACTGCATCCAGAACCATGACCAGATTGGCAACCGGGCGTTGGGTGACCGGTTACAGCAGCACGAGAAGGTCAGCCTTCAACAGTTCCGCGGCGCGTCCACGCTGCTGCTGACGCTGCCGATGACCCCGCTGCTGTTCCAGGGTCAGGAATGGGCCTCCGAGACGCCCTTTCCCTTCTTTAGCGATCATGCCGGAGAACTAGGCCAGCTGGTCACCGAGGGGCGCAAGAAGGAATTCGCGTATTTCAGCGATTTCGCGCATCTGGAAGTGCCGGATCCGCAGGCGCGGGGCACTTTCGAGAGCGCCAAGTTGGACTGGTCCGAGAAAAACAGCGGCGAACATGCCAGGACGCTAGGGCTGTACAAGACCCTGCTGCACCTGCGCCGCGACGATCCTGCCCTGCAACCACGCTCCCGGCGATCGCTGAGCGCAGGCAACGAGGGCGAAGTGCTCTGGGTGCGCCAGAACAATGCGGCGGGCGAACGGCTACTGCTGTGGAACGTGGGCGAGGCAGCGGTCCAACTGGGCGGCCTGAAATTACCCCATCCGTTGCCCACCCGCGTTGTGGTCCACTCCGAGCAGACGGACGGCCCGCCGCGTGAGGTCACCACCCTCAATCCCGGCGAGGCCGTGCTGCTGGGGAACGCATGA